One genomic region from Conexibacter woesei DSM 14684 encodes:
- a CDS encoding alpha-ketoacid dehydrogenase subunit beta: MSQLEFRTAIRDALDAELARDESVILFGEDVAVAGGVFAVTPGLHDRYGDARVFDTPISELAMSGAAYGAAVCGLRPVLEIMFGDFLPLAMDSLVNQAAKFLFLDGENGVPLVVRCVVGGGGRFGAIHSQMPVSWMHGVTGVKIVAPSTPADAHGLMRAAVQDDNPVLFFEHKRLYSTKGPEPADRDAIMPLGRANVVREGGDVTVVTAMKGVHDALEAAERLAGDGIETEVIDVRTIRPLDVETIVASVAKTSRLVVVEEGPLTGGWAGEVMARVTEEALGELDDAWRIATPDGPVPYSPPLEDAFLPGPDRIATEIKERL; the protein is encoded by the coding sequence GTGAGTCAGCTGGAGTTTCGTACCGCGATCCGGGATGCGCTCGACGCCGAGCTGGCGCGTGACGAGAGCGTGATCCTGTTCGGCGAGGACGTCGCCGTCGCCGGCGGCGTCTTCGCCGTCACGCCCGGCCTGCACGACAGATACGGCGACGCGCGCGTCTTCGACACGCCGATCTCCGAGCTGGCGATGAGCGGCGCCGCCTACGGCGCCGCCGTCTGCGGGCTGCGGCCGGTGCTGGAGATCATGTTCGGCGACTTCCTCCCGCTCGCGATGGACAGCCTCGTCAACCAGGCGGCGAAGTTCCTCTTCCTCGACGGCGAGAACGGCGTGCCGCTCGTCGTCCGCTGCGTCGTCGGTGGCGGCGGACGCTTCGGCGCGATCCACTCGCAGATGCCGGTCTCGTGGATGCACGGCGTCACGGGCGTGAAGATCGTCGCGCCGTCGACCCCGGCGGATGCGCACGGGCTGATGCGCGCCGCCGTCCAGGACGACAACCCCGTCCTCTTCTTCGAGCACAAGCGGCTCTACTCGACGAAGGGACCCGAGCCGGCCGACCGCGACGCGATCATGCCGCTGGGCAGGGCGAACGTCGTGCGCGAGGGCGGCGACGTGACGGTCGTGACCGCGATGAAGGGCGTCCACGACGCTCTGGAGGCGGCCGAGCGGCTCGCCGGCGACGGGATCGAGACGGAGGTGATCGACGTGCGCACGATCCGCCCGCTCGACGTCGAGACGATCGTCGCCTCGGTCGCGAAGACGAGCCGGCTCGTCGTCGTCGAGGAGGGGCCGCTGACCGGCGGTTGGGCCGGCGAGGTGATGGCGCGCGTGACCGAGGAGGCGCTCGGCGAGCTCGACGACGCCTGGCGGATCGCGACGCCCGACGGCCCGGTTCCGTACAGCCCGCCGCTCGAAGACGCCTTCCTGCCCGGACCCGACCGCATCGCGACCGAGATCAAGGAGCGCCTGTGA